Genomic segment of Hemiscyllium ocellatum isolate sHemOce1 chromosome 19, sHemOce1.pat.X.cur, whole genome shotgun sequence:
ttctatccacagatactgccaggcctactgagtttctccattatagagtcatagagatagcacagaaacagaccctttggtacaactcttctacgctgatcagatatcccaccctaatctagtcccatttgccagcacttggcctccACGCCCTCccgattcatatactcatcccgatgccttttaaatgctgtaattatactagcctccttCATTTccgctggtagctcattccatacatgcaccaacctctgtgtgaattTCATAATTAAAGTCATTTAACTTACCCGGAAAGAAGCAACACAATCCTTTTCACTAGATTGCAGCAAGAAATTCAGAAGAGAAAAGATTACAGAACAGGATTATGACACAGGTAGTCAATAACATTTATCTTGTAGCTTGCCAAATTGAAAGAGTGTACACAGAAAATACATCAAATGAAGCACAGCATAAATGTGATTTCATTGTTTAaagattgttttgttttaaaaaattgccaGCAACAATTTAATacaaaaaaatcaatttaccCAACAGTAATTATCATATTATAAAGATCAGATTTGTTTTTGCAATGAAGTATATGTAAACCTATAGGTTGTCCACGTCTAACAATTCTCCCCTTCATGTGACAGCAACGAGAACAGACGGCGAATGTTTGCAAGTCTCTTCAACCCATGTTGTTCTGAGGGGGGACAGGAGCTGGACTGTCTACCTATGCAACATAATACAGTTAATATATTAAAGTTATAACAAATTGCTCAATGCACATTAGCTGCAGTTTCTAACAAAGCCCAAAGATACCCCTTCAGGTTGTTAGTATTTAATTTGAGGGCTTTGGATTAGTTGAGTTAACCAGGCCACTTATGCACTGGGCAGAAATGATGCTACAAAGAAACAATATAAGCTTTTGTTAAGGTTGCTACAAACATTGAGATAATAAGCTTGTCAGCAATGCTTTATTTGATAAAATATTGCATAGTTACtgtcaaacattttaaaaaatcagtgaCTTAAAGCATTTTCATATTAGAATTTCTCAATCATGTTAAGACTTAAGCCAATGTATCACAAAATTGGGAATTTGTAAAGGTATGATTAACCTATCTAACAAAATAACAAATTAATCACCTATCCAAAAACCAACAAGTACACTTGTTAGCAGCTTAAGCATCTTAAATATAAGACATGATGAAAGTAACATGCAGTCTGAAGCAGTGTGGAAATCTAACTCTAGTTACAACTCACCTTGTTTTATACCACTCATGAAAATCCCACCCAGGGTAATATTTTAAACTAATCCTTTAATATTAAAATGCCACTCTTAAATTAACAGTCCCCCTCTCCAAAGCTGTCCCAAGTTTCTGCCAGGTGTAGTAACAGGCTTGATAGTGAACCTATATCAAGGCTTCTCACCAGGTGAAGTGTCCTGTCAAACCTCCAAATGTAGCACTTTGTCGAGTGATAGCAGGACTATTTGAGTTGAATTGTTGGATTGTATTTGCTTGCACTTAGAAGATACAAACAAGTTATGACCAAGCTATTCATGATCAGTGAAGAGATAACTGAAGGAGCTCCTCCTGGTGCTAAGGGAGCAACCTTAAACTTGGATCCAGACCAGTCACAGAATGATGTCACAAACTATTTCTTCAGAGTATCTGGGGAATCTAGAATCTTTAGCCTGAAATGGCTGAGGatcaattgaaattttcaagTTGAGACGGAGCCATGTTTGTGAGGCCGAAGTTATTGTGAAATACAAAACCAAGGTGGTAAGTGGGACCAAGATACACTATAGCCACGATCTCTGAATGGTGGAATGGAAATGATGGCCTTGTCCTGTTCTGAAACCTGTGTATGTTTATTCTAAACACAAGGCACAATATAACTGCAAGATGCTGTTGTTCAAAACTAAGCCCTTCAAAAGCTACTTCATTCTATTTCTGGATGATGCAAAGTTAATGAGACAAAACAGTTTATGTCGATTTGATTTTTAGTTTAATTGGAAAACGTAGAAAGACAATACAAGAGACAAAAGTGTTTGCTAAGAGCTACGTTAAGTAACTTTCCCAccataaaagaaaaaaacaattgcAGTATATATAGATAACCCGAGGAGCTCCACTTTTAACATCCAATTTTACAGTTGGAAAAGTTTAGCAAGTAACATAGTCTCGTAGTAATCTAGTAATCTGAATATTCCTTTATTTGTATTAAGAGTAATCATTGCTCCATTATTTAGTCTGTTTCACTATTAGACAGTACAACatacggttggtgtggacttgttgggccaaatagcctgtttccacactagaaaTTCTATGATATCAAAAACCTATGGGAGAGCTAAAGTTATTAGGAAAATTTGGCAGCTTGCTCAATTAATGAACAGATGGTTTACAttgtttatttcatttttaaagcaTGCACATTCAAgtcacctggcactgctgctgagGCCTGCGTTTACTCCCTATTGCCAGTTCccctcaagaaggtggtgatgagccgCCTTCCTGAACTGTTATAGACCATATGGTGTAGATACAGTAATGTTAGGAAGAGTGCTCAGGGTTTAAACCCAGTGATCGTGGAAAAACAATGATTATATAGTGTAAACCTTCTGTCTATCCGTAAATCAACCACCACTAACTCACAGAACTACAGTGCAATGTAACAACAAAATTCTTGGATGCTTTGGCGATGAAATTTATCTCCAAATCCCTAACCTCCCCAGTTTCCCACCTCTCTTACTGTTCCATGTTTATTTGAATGCCTAACAATTGAACCAAATTCATTCACAGGCTCTGGATTTCATTGGCTCAGCGAGCATTTATCGTTCATCCTCACTGCCTTGGCAGAAGGTGGTACTGAGCTGTTGGGAATTTGGAGTACAGACAACATGATGCGTTGTTTGCATTCTCAGTTTGATTATATTGCACAGAACAAGACTTCAGGTTATGACTGTATAACAaaacatgttaaaaaaaagttaatatcTCTACTTGAGAAACTGCTTCATTATCCATATGCAATCTTTACTCACTTTATCATGTTTTAACCATTTGTCTAAAACTGCCTTGCAGAACaaacaacaaaattaaaataGGGAGCCTCACAGCAGAAGCTTACAATGATTCAAAGAGAGATTTGCCCATCAGGAGGAGGAAATTCATTATACACAAGACACCATTAGCATTCAATGTTCATCTGAGTCAATATGATACTCTCCTTTCTACATGAGTAATGGTGCCCTACAATTCTAGGGAAGGAGGTTATCCACAGATAAATGTTGGTCCCTCATAGTTTATTTCCATTATACCCAATTGCATAAATATGATCACTGGACAGCAACTTAGGAACAAATCAGATTTTGACTGATTTCCTCTTGCCTTATACCAGCTTTCCCCAAGACCAGCCAGTTACTAGGTTTTAATTATTTCAGCATATCCCTGTCTGAGACTGGGTGCTTCATGGCAATGATAGGTGTCTCTCACTGAGACTGTCCCAGCACCTGGCTGCATAGATCCTCAAACAGAGATCCCAACCGCACGGTCTTACAATGAACGGTAACAGTGGAAAAGATTTTAAGTTTAATTAAACAAACACAAGTGCAGGTTTGGCCAATTTGATACTCCACACCTCACATGAAATCACAATGAAATTGTTTAAGTAATAATTACAGGGTCCTCTAGATTAATAAGGTCTGTTGGGTTTAGTAGTTGGTTAGGATTTGTGGCACTAGATAAAGGCCTGTTTTCAGTTGTGTGGTCCCTCTCCATACCTTCCTCCTCCCTTTGGGCAAATTGTCAGTCATGATGGTTCTGAACCTGTTCAGAAGCTTGGTATGGGATTCGGAAGACTTCAATGTGGAGGTGTGATGCAATCTGTATGCAGACTGCAGTGCAGTAAACCAACAAATCGCACAGTGAGAAAACctggaaaaaaattaaaacatgaCTCATTTTCATCTCGTGATATTCAACAACAAGCATTTAAACAGCAATGTCATACACTGGGAAAATGTCCGAAGCTTATCAAACAGATCGGACATTTAGCCACAGATTGGCAAGCTGCAATAGGCTTCCAGAAGCTGTTGTGTTTCAGAGCTGAGGTGGAGGAAGGCACAGTCCCCATTAACTGAAAGATTAGCATGAGGACACTAAATTGACCAAAATCTCAGAAGCAAAGAGATTGCCAAGGGCTGAGGTTAAAGCAAGACAGAGAGGTGAAGCACTGAAGAGAACGGAAAACAAGTCAGAAAATTTAGCATTgatgcagaaaatgctggatgaaCTCAGTCCTGACTAagttaagggcttatgctcgaaacgtcgaattctctattcctgagatgctgcctaacctgctgtgctttgaccagcaacacatttgcagctaagttgaatcagactcaaaatgttaacttggtttctctcaggtctggcagcatctctggagtcTTCCTCcacaacattttgttttttattttgtaTAAGAATGGGATTGGTTtacagggaaatgggccaagtgctgggaaatgggattagattagtttaggatagctggtcggcatggaccgaaaggtctgtttctatgctgtacatctcttattACTCAATTAAATGTCTAAGTACTGCCTGATTTACCAGATTAGCTGCCTTCACCTTGCTCACTTAACGGTATATAAGTCTGGTCTCCACAACTTTATAGAGATGAGCTCTCCCCACCAACCAATTTACTTGATGTAttttctctctgttcctgtgaTGCATCGAACCAAAGGACATTACTAAGTATCTGTGCTTCTCCAATGAACCCTCTTGACTAAACCTTTGGTCAGCATTTCTAACCTTCTCTCAGTGTTCAAAATGTTTCAGTATTACCAGACAAAgaatccttggagtgcaggttcataattccttgaagctGGATTCGCAGgttgacagggcagtgaagatgatgtttggtatgcttgcttttagtggtcagtgtgttgagtataggagtcgaaaagtgtggcgctggaaaagcacagcaggtcaggcagcatctgaacagcaggagaatcaatgtttttcttggatgctgcctgacctgccgtgctgttccagcaccacacttttcgactcttatctctagcatctgcagtcctcacttgctcctaacattgagtgtaggagtcgggaggtcatgtttcggctgtacaggacattggtgaggccatttttggaatattacattcagttctggtctctctgcatTGAAAATATGTTaaaattgaaaggattcagaaaagaactacaaggatgttgctggggttggaaggattgagctacagggagaggctgagactattttccctggagcatcaggggctaaggggtgaccttatagaggtttataaaatcatgaggggcatgaaaagggtaaataaacaaggtcttttttccataGTAGGGGCCAGAACcaaagggcataggttgagggtgagaggagaaagatttaaaaggaaccctaGCGGCCATATTTTCACAGAGAgtggcgcgtgtatggaatgagctgccagaggtggtggtggaggctggtacaattacagcatttaaaaggcatctggatgggtacatgaatagaagggggttagagggatatgggccaaatttaggatatttgattgGTATGGACGAGCTGGACTGTTTTGGTGCTGTCTGACTCTAGATCTCTAACATCCGCAGTTCCATGTTTTATATTAATCAACACTGGCTCTCATTTCAGCAAtgcttttaagttttaaaattgtCCTATAAAACCAAAATACTGTAGATACTCCTGATCTTATTTCTTCTGTTCATATGAAACACGATctctgtccatagatgctgccagacccaccgAGTTTCTTCTGAACTTTCTGGAcccccagcatctacagttctatTTTGTTTGTAACATTTGAGGTAATTAGTTCTGGAATGGATAAGCGTTtaattcttaaaatgttttgaatataTAAATCGAAGCTCCTTCAAAGAGATCAAGAGACACACTTACCATTGCTGCCCACAGTACAAAGTACTCGTTAATGAAACTATTGAAATACTGGTTCAGAAACAGCAGCCCAGGCCCAATGAATGCTGTGTCTTGGAGTTTCATCTTACTTTTGGTCATATGTGCTAcctataaaatcaagagggataTATCTTGATTTAATAATTATAGGTGAAACAGAGATGTACAATACTCCTGTACAGTATACCGAACACTGTCACATCCATATTTGGTATCTCCTTTGAAAACTCTTAcagacaggaggccattcaaaagagcttgagaaagtgatggtaagCTGCCTTTAAGGTATTAATAGCAAGAAAAACAAACTACTGGGGAAACTAAAGGGACTTAGTAGTAATCCTCTGGATCTCTGAgggtgttgaaaaatgtgatacAGTATGCAATTAAAAAGGTAAATGGCatgttgacctttattgcaaAGGGTTTTAAATAAAGAGTAAAGGTGTCCCGGCAGCTATTCTATAAAGTCTGGAGTTACACgataccaggttatggtccaacaggtttatttgaaatcacaagctttcaaagcacctgagaaaggagcaatgctctgaaagcttatggtttcaaataaacctgttggactataacctggtgttgtgtgacgtctaactttatccaccccagttcaacacctccacctccacatcatggctattcTACAcagctctggtgagaccacactctcagttttggtctccttacctacaAAAAGGTAGATTTGCCATCGAGCTAGGTCAACAGAGATTCATCAAACAAGGAAAGATTATATTCTCTGGTGTTTGGAAGAATTTACAAAGTTCTCACATACTCAAAGAGATCGTGTCGAATGAGTGCTTCACCCTGACTGGACTTCGacaaccagaggacacagtctgAGGACAAGggtctgagatgaagaggaaaatCTTCACTCACAGGGCAGTGCCTCTTTAGAATTCTCTATGAGAGGCTGCGGATGCTCATTTGTTGACTGTGTTCAACACACAAATCTATAACCTACTACATTGTGTGAGAAAACCGCACTGAAGTAGATCAGCCTTGACCTTATTCCTGAGGAGCTGAGTGATTTACTGCTGCTCAAATTTCTCCAAAAGAAACCAAAGCAGTGTTACCATCATATCCCTCAACCCCCATCTCGCAATTATTTTAGAAATTATTTCTACAGGCTCCCTAAGATGTGGGAAAATGGTCCGAAAATCAGATCAAGAGGTTTCAGGGATATAACTAAGGAGCTCTTATCTGGGTAAAGGtgacagaaatgtggaatgacagTTGATACTGGATCAATGatgaatttaaaatttgagatcaCTAGGCTTTTGTTAGGGATATTACACAAATAAAGAGTGACAGAAACATGGAGGGGGGGGGAACACTGGAGTTGAAattggggtaggccatttagtctTTCAAACCTGTCCCACTATAACCCTGGACTCTCTTGTCTATCAAAAATGGTATCTAACTCAGATGGCACAGGTGAACTGTGATCTCCTAGAGAGGCTGAAAAGTCTCCTCCTGTTGCGAAGTTCCCAACATATAATGATCCAGTTCCTTTTCCAAATGCATCAAATGATTGTGAAGACCATCGCCCTTTCTCTGGGGATGACGTTCCATGACAATTGAAAAGCTACAGCTGCCTGACAGGGGGGTTTGCAGCAGCTGGCTTAGCTGTAAATTCGGAGCAGTGTTCCGCACAAACAAACAATGAAGAAAACAAACCAGAGGCACTGGAGCAAATGCACGATTTGGACAATCCTTCGGGAGGCAGCAGCCATTAATTGTGAATTAACAGCTGCTTCAGTGTCTCTGAGAAGAACAGTGTCAGTGTAGCATCACAGagcacaggccattcagcacactGTACTAACTCTCTGAACGACCTATCCAATTAGCCTCACACACCCTTGTTCCTTCCCTAGAGCACGTTATTCCCCCTTTGAGAGTTTATTCCATTCCCCTCTTCAAAGTTACGACTGAATCTGTCTCTACTACACTCATAACAGCTTATTCTAGATCATAACAACCACTTTTtgttaaagaaagaaaaaaattctcatctccCCCTCTGGTTCATTTACCAATCGGAATTAGCCTGTATGAAAATACATCAGAACAGACCTCATTATGTACAGCAGACTTGCGAAAGGCAGCAGTACAGAAATTAATGGTTAGCACAACTTCGGAATAAAAATGTTTCATCAGGTCACaaacgtttttttaaaattcgtcccaggatgtgggtattgctggctgggctagtatttattgtctgtccctagttgccccttgagaaggtgggggtgagctgccttcttgaaccgctgcagtccatgtgctgcaggtagacccacaatgcccttagggagggaattccgggattttgacccagtgacaggaaacgaacagcgatatatttccaagtcaggatggtgagtggcttggaggggaacttgcacagGGTGGTATTCCCACATATTGGCTgccttggaaggtgctgttgaggatgtttggtgaatttctgcagtgcatcttgtagacaatacacactgctgctactgagcattggtggtagagggagaggatgtttgaggatgtgttgccaatcaagtgggctgctttgacctggatgaccttaagcttcttgggtgttgttggagctgcccccatccaggcaagtgaggagtataccatcacactccggacttgtgccttatagatggtggcagattttggggagtcaggaggggagttactcgctgcagtattcctagtctctgtgTTGCGTTTGGTTTTTGCTTTGGCTGGTCACTACCCTCTCAAGGGGCAACctgggcaggcaataaatgctgggctagccaGTTTTGTCTGTGGGAGTTGGATTTCTAATAGCTTTTTGGTGTTAAAACTAAACAATCGGAAGAGGCAATACTTTCAACTTGGTGTGTTTGCAATAACATACCACTaatttgtttgtaatttttgaaGCTACACATCCAAATGCTAAAGTATAGAGACAAGGATGGTCCTCAAACAGACGTGTGGTGGATTTTTTGTAGATCACTGTAGCCATTACGATGACCAGCCCGATGTGCAAGGCAGGTGACAGAACACTGGtcccctgaaaaaaaaacataacaacacaacagtGAACATCTACAGTCACAGACTGGCAATGCCTTTTGCAACATTTGTTATTATtcatgtaggcaaaagtgaggactgcagatgctggaaatcagagtctagattagagtggtgctggaaaagcacagcaggtcaggcagcatccgaggagcaggaaaatcaacatttcgggcaaaagcccttcattcctgctgaagggcttttgcccgaaacgtcgattttcctgctcctcagatgctgcctgacctgctgtgcttttccagcaccactctaatctagactcttatTATTCATGTAGCCTACATACCGCTATTGTGGAACCGTTCTTTCCTGTTCCACCAGTAAAGATGACCCGAAAGTAATTGGTACAGGAATAGATTGCTCCTCCAATTATTCCAAATACAGGCAGGATTTTCATTCTCAGTCCTAGTACAGGAATCTATATCAGAGgtaaaaataaacaggagctgCGTGTGACATCAACAGCAATCTCCGCAAACTTTTTGTAACAGAGCCAATATCTGTCTACAGTATCAATAATTGAACTATTGTCACTGTCTTTACATTCTGAATCTCATCCAATCAATATCATTACGATAGAAAGAGATTTGTTACCTTTCTTTAGCCATCCCACGCAAAGGTTTAAAGGGGATGTCCAGAAGCAGCAgaatataataaaaaaaagtaagcAACACAAAATCTGCGTCAGTACCGCATGTAAATGAAATGTCATTGTAAAGAGTCACTGTGTCCCACTATGGGTAATTAACAGTTTGTAACACGGACTTCTCCCTGACAAAAAGGAACCAATGCAAGCTGGGCTGAATACAGGAATAAACCCAACATCCCTTGGGTAGGCAAAGCTGCTTAGACAATAACAATGATTGACAGGAAGGCAATCTTTGCTGTGGTATAATgtactctccatcacacacccagGAGTTTACAGAGCTGTGGAATAATCTTTAAAAATAATATACAACTTCTTCCCTACTCCAAGTTACTCCTTTGAGACAGAAAACAAATTATTCTAACGGGTCACCGGTAAGCAGGTTACTGAGATATACAACATAGGACAATGTAAAACATGCAAGGTTAATTAACTCTTCAATAGAGGAAGAGGAACAAGACATTAGGTTGGAAGGGGCAattttatatttatatagcaccttttgaCTTGTGAAAGCCTTATAAGCACTTCAGGCACAGTGAGTTACTCTGAAGATTGGCTGACTCCATCTTATACTCATCTCatgtcttttagattagattacttacagtgtggaaacaggcccttcggcccaacaagtccacaccgacccgccaaagcgcaacccacccataccccttcatttaccccttacctaacactacaggcaatttagcatggccaattcacctgacccgcacatctttggactgtgggaggaaaccggagcacccggaggaaacccacgcagacacggggagaatgtgtaaactccacacagtcagtcgcctgagtcgggaattgaacccgggtcttaaaaacaataaaatgtgAATAAAATTTGACACGGAGCTAAGTGAAGAGAAACCAAAAAATACAATTAGAAGCTTGGTCAAGGAGGTGGAATTAGatttagattcccaacagtgtggaaacaggcccttcagcccaactagtccacaccagcccaccgaagagtaacccacccagacccatttccctctgactaatgcacctaaaactatgagcaatttagcatggccaattcaccctgacttgcacatctttggactgtgggaggaaaccggagcacccggaggaaacccacgtagacacagggagaatgtacaaactccacacagacagtcgtccgaggatGGAAACGAACCCggaaccctggcactgtgaggcagcagtgctaactgctgagccaccatgccacaggGACGTGGCAGCAATTTTaatgtacagcaagatcccacagacagcaatgagcCAAATGATTGGCTAATGATGTTGGTGAAGGGAAGAAGGTTAATCCCCAGACCTGCCATACCTGAAGATGAATATTGTTCTTTATAATAACCTGGGCAGTGGGTAAAGGACTTATTTCCCGTGAGGTCCCCCAGTGACTTTCTCTCTGATCAATgtgcagagaggatttgaaagtAGACCAGTGACTGCATATCCACGATACAGTTACAGCAAGTTTTCAAAGTCTAGATACACAACCTCAGCACACCTTATTAATGCGCACATTTTGAACATATTTTTGATGTAGAACATTACTAACCCACAGACCAAGCAAGCCACAACAATAGTATATTTATCCCCAAATCATTAATTCCAACAATTATTTCAGGCCAACTACTAACACAAAGCAACACAGGTTGCACTGATAGTACATTTGGGCTTGTAAAATGGGAAGGGGACTGCCTCAGAGTAACCCTAACCTTTTCTGCATAGGTCAGAAATGGGAGCGATTGGACTCATGAGGGCTGGAAGTTAATCTACATGAAGCAGCCCTGCTCTGGCACTGTTTGCTCCAAGGTCCATTGCTGAAGCTGTACATACCACTGCCCAGAGACAGGGGGCAGACCAGGAGGAGTCAGAATGACGGTTCAGAATGGGGTCAGGGATCGAGAGATCTGAAACGGTTTTGAATGTGTGGGGAATGTAATCCAGGGAAGTGTGGTAAAGTTGAGTTTTAGTCACTGTCCCTGATGGTGTTATAATCCCAATCACCATGCAGAGGCAAACCAGAACAAGATGTGGAGGTAGACTGGAAGATGTTGAGAGGAACTGGACCCACCCCACCCCGTCCTGTCAGTACCCTCTCTTCAAAGTGACATGGGtcgaggggcaggagagatggAGGACCTACTAAGCTTTtctagcaagttctgtttttgtttctgatttacagcattcacagttcttctgGATTTTATTTAATGAAAGGAAGGGTTGGACTTGGGACTAATGTAGCATGAAGTTGCctttgtgggaacttgctttgTAGGGATTGATTGCCACATGTCTCTGCATCAAGACAATGACTGCACTTCAGATTAAATTCACTGGACCGCAGATTTCAAATACCAACACAAATAAATGCTTGTTCTTTCTTTATAAAAAATCTTTATAGGTTATTCCTGTTGCTCATCAACATATATAGATCATTAAACTAAACTACAACTCACCTGGTATTCCCAAAAAGTAGCTCCTCCAATGGCAGATAAGAAAAAGATGAGCATTATGCAGATTTgaacttcagttacatcaattCTAATCGGATATAGAGAGATCAGTGGTTAAAACTACCAAAAGTTAATGTACAGTTAATCAGACACTCAACCAAATAATTAGCAGCTGATACTACAACAATCATCGTGACTGTGAGATTGTTAGATttttatgaaggggaaatggAGTGAAGGCAGGAATATGGAGTCAGGTCACAGGCCGGCCGCAATCCCTTTCAATGGCAGGACTCCCAGCTTCCTGTCACCAAATGATGCCTCATTTCCTAATGCACATGAAGTGGGAGATCTCACGTGAGCTGCCCACGACTCTCTTGCTGCTATGTTCCAGTTGACTGTTACTTCGTGATTTGGCTGAGTAGAGTTGGCAGAGAGTTGGATGTGAGGCTTCCAATCAGTTAGAATCAGCTCTTTCTGATATTAGATGTGGAAGCTGCAATTTAGTAACAGGCATGCTCTGGGTTGATACAGTCTGATCTTGGACCCAGCTGGGAGTTCACAGTTAGAAAGTAGGGTAGCAATTCCATTCACACACGTGCACTAAATTCTCAATTTGTCCTATATTTAAGTAGGCTTTATCACCACATTTAAAATGGGTTAGCCAAACAAAGCTGCAATGCCTCTTTGACCATAGCAAGGCATAAGACTAAGgaacattaggccattcagcccatcatgtctgttccaccattcaatgagatcatggctgatttgatcctCCTCAACTCCAATTTGCTCACTTTTCCCCATGACCCTTGTTTCTGTTATTATTTCAAAATctgtctttctcagccttgggtATAGTTAATGATCCAGCCTCGTCAGCCCTCTCCAGTAtacaattccacagattgactacCCCACTTTGAAAGAGTTATCCAACTAGTCCCACTCCCTGTTCCTTCCCCAAAAATCTGCAATAATTTTCCTTACAAAATTAACCCAATTTCATATTTCCACTTTTGGACTGTATAATATTGAAAACTGAGCTCATGAAAGCACACAATCATACAATACCAATGAAGAGCTTCCCCACGGTAAGGGCTGGGACACTGGGTGGTGTTGTGAGCTGAAATGTTGATGTTGAGAGCagaaatcttctaggagaaagtgaggactgcagatgctggagat
This window contains:
- the chpt1 gene encoding cholinephosphotransferase 1 isoform X1, translated to MARLLQPLSEAQLKRLSDHRYRAAGRSLLEPPLQRYWAWLLDRVPPWVAPNSITLLGLACNILSCLLLISYCPRATEQAPAYVYVLCAVGLFIYQSLDAIDGKQARRTNSSSPLGELFDHGCDSFSTVVVGLGTCLAVHLGTDPDLMFFCCFIGIFMFYCAHWQTYVSGSLRFGKIDVTEVQICIMLIFFLSAIGGATFWEYQIPVLGLRMKILPVFGIIGGAIYSCTNYFRVIFTGGTGKNGSTIAGTSVLSPALHIGLVIVMATVIYKKSTTRLFEDHPCLYTLAFGCVASKITNKLVVAHMTKSKMKLQDTAFIGPGLLFLNQYFNSFINEYFVLWAAMVFSLCDLLVYCTAVCIQIASHLHIEVFRIPYQASEQTVQLLSPLRTTWVEETCKHSPSVLVAVT
- the chpt1 gene encoding cholinephosphotransferase 1 isoform X2 yields the protein MARLLQPLSEAQLKRLSDHRYRAAGRSLLEPPLQRYWAWLLDRVPPWVAPNSITLLGLACNILSCLLLISYCPRATEQAPAYVYVLCAVGLFIYQSLDAIDGKQARRTNSSSPLGELFDHGCDSFSTVVVGLGTCLAVHLGTDPDLMFFCCFIGIFMFYCAHWQTYVSGSLRFGKIDVTEVQICIMLIFFLSAIGGATFWEYQIPVLGLRMKILPVFGIIGGAIYSCTNYFRVIFTGGTGKNGSTIAGTSVLSPALHIGLVIVMATVIYKKSTTRLFEDHPCLYTLAFGCVASKITNKLVVAHMTKSKMKLQDTAFIGPGLLFLNQYFNSFINEYFVLWAAMVFSLCDLLVYCTAVCIQIASHLHIEVFRIPYQASEQVDSPAPVPPQNNMG
- the chpt1 gene encoding cholinephosphotransferase 1 isoform X3 codes for the protein MARLLQPLSEAQLKRLSDHRYRAAGRSLLEPPLQRYWAWLLDRVPPWVAPNSITLLGLACNILSCLLLISYCPRATEQAPAYVYVLCAVGLFIYQSLDAIDGKQARRTNSSSPLGELFDHGCDSFSTVVVGLGTCLAVHLGTDPDLMFFCCFIGIFMFYCAHWQTYVSGSLRFGKIDVTEVQICIMLIFFLSAIGGATFWEYQIPVLGLRMKILPVFGIIGGAIYSCTNYFRVIFTGGTGKNGSTIAGTSVLSPALHIGLVIVMATVIYKKSTTRLFEDHPCLYTLAFGCVASKITNKLVVAHMTKSKMKLQDTAFIGPGLLFLNQYFNSFINEYFVLWAAMVFSLCDLLVYCTAVCIQIASHLHIEVFRIPYQASEQVQNHHD